One window of Arthrobacter oryzae genomic DNA carries:
- a CDS encoding diacylglycerol/lipid kinase family protein: MNDWLLYLILAAALAFAVSSWWGVRRLKALHTRSAVQEDTHHPGMVQQKVAVVMNPVKAKSDEARALIQRACLSAGWEAPVFFETTAEDPGYSQAEAALASGADVVLVGGGDGTVRVVAEKLAHTNVPMGLIPLGTGNLLARNIHLDVNDVHGSIQTALFGHQRHIDTARMGIRNSRTGASSEHAFLVIAGMGMDAEVVGDTNDGLKKAVGWLAYTEAGVRHLPGRRKKVSIALDDQPEQSRKIRSVLFANCGLIPGGIDFIPQAMIDDGMLDVVVMSPRSAIGWIAMYTKIMFKHKRNLPVMSYYRSGKIVIKCAEPVATQVDGDPSGEATDVTVQVQPGSLLVRVPESKGGETPAGDVSSPRQ; this comes from the coding sequence ATGAACGACTGGCTGCTCTACCTCATCCTGGCTGCGGCCTTGGCTTTCGCGGTGTCCAGCTGGTGGGGCGTGCGGAGGCTGAAAGCACTGCATACCCGCAGTGCCGTCCAGGAGGACACGCACCATCCGGGCATGGTGCAACAGAAGGTGGCCGTGGTGATGAACCCGGTCAAGGCAAAGTCGGACGAAGCCCGCGCCCTGATCCAGCGCGCCTGCCTGTCCGCCGGCTGGGAAGCCCCCGTCTTTTTCGAAACCACGGCCGAGGATCCCGGATATTCGCAGGCTGAGGCAGCACTCGCGAGCGGGGCCGACGTCGTCCTGGTGGGCGGCGGGGACGGCACCGTACGCGTGGTGGCTGAGAAGCTGGCCCACACGAACGTACCCATGGGACTGATCCCGCTGGGTACCGGAAACCTGCTGGCCAGGAACATCCACCTGGACGTCAACGATGTCCACGGCAGCATCCAGACAGCACTCTTCGGACACCAGCGGCACATCGACACGGCCCGCATGGGCATCAGGAACTCGCGGACCGGCGCCTCGTCAGAGCACGCATTCCTGGTCATCGCCGGTATGGGCATGGATGCCGAAGTCGTCGGGGATACCAACGACGGTCTGAAAAAGGCCGTGGGATGGCTCGCCTACACCGAGGCCGGCGTCAGGCACTTGCCCGGGCGGCGCAAAAAGGTTTCCATCGCCCTGGACGACCAGCCGGAACAGTCCCGGAAAATCCGCAGTGTGCTCTTCGCCAACTGCGGACTCATTCCCGGCGGCATCGACTTCATCCCGCAGGCGATGATCGACGACGGCATGCTGGACGTCGTGGTGATGAGCCCGCGCAGCGCCATCGGGTGGATCGCGATGTACACAAAGATCATGTTCAAGCACAAGCGGAACCTGCCGGTGATGAGCTACTACCGCTCCGGCAAGATCGTCATCAAATGCGCCGAGCCGGTGGCCACGCAGGTGGACGGCGATCCCTCCGGAGAGGCTACCGACGTCACCGTGCAGGTGCAGCCGGGCTCGCTGCTGGTTCGGGTTCCGGAAAGCAAAGGCGGCGAAACGCCCGCAGGGGACGTGTCCTCCCCGAGGCAGTAG
- the serS gene encoding serine--tRNA ligase has translation MIDVKDLSENPDKFRASQRARGADESVVDAIISADAARRAALIRFENLRAEQNAFGKKVAQAKGEEKQALLAEVKVLAASVKAASAEADVAQAQQEELLRAIPNLIVDGVPEGGEDDYVVVKTVGEPREFPDFEPKDHLEIGELIGAIDMERGAKVSGSRFYFLRGVGARLEMALLQMAMEQAIDAGFVPMITPTLVRPETMQGTGFDVKHDAEIYRLAEDDLYLVGTSEVALAGYHADEILDLSAGPIRYAGQSSCYRREAGSHGKDTRGIIRVHQFNKVEMFIYTTVEEAAAEHERLLAWEEEMLAKCELPYRVIDTAAGDLGNSAARKFDCEAWVPTQGAYRELTSTSNCTTFQARRLNIRERVLNEDGAPKGTRAVATLNGTLATTRWIVAILEHHQNEDGSVNVPRALQKYLGGLEVLPVL, from the coding sequence GTGATCGACGTAAAAGACCTCAGCGAAAATCCGGACAAGTTCCGTGCCAGCCAGCGCGCCCGCGGCGCCGACGAGTCCGTGGTGGATGCGATCATCTCGGCAGACGCGGCACGGCGCGCGGCCTTGATCCGCTTCGAAAACCTCCGCGCCGAGCAGAACGCGTTCGGCAAGAAGGTGGCCCAGGCCAAGGGTGAGGAAAAGCAGGCCCTGCTGGCGGAGGTCAAGGTGCTGGCCGCATCGGTCAAGGCCGCATCGGCTGAGGCTGACGTCGCCCAGGCCCAGCAGGAGGAGCTCCTCCGTGCCATCCCCAACCTGATAGTTGACGGTGTTCCGGAAGGCGGCGAGGACGACTACGTTGTGGTCAAGACCGTCGGCGAACCCCGGGAGTTCCCGGATTTCGAGCCGAAGGACCACCTTGAAATCGGTGAGTTGATCGGTGCCATCGACATGGAGCGCGGCGCCAAGGTATCGGGTTCACGCTTCTACTTCCTCCGCGGCGTGGGCGCCCGGCTGGAGATGGCGCTCCTGCAGATGGCCATGGAGCAGGCCATCGATGCGGGCTTCGTCCCCATGATCACCCCCACGCTGGTCCGTCCGGAAACGATGCAGGGCACCGGATTCGACGTCAAGCACGACGCCGAGATCTACCGCCTCGCCGAAGACGACCTTTACCTGGTGGGCACCTCGGAAGTTGCCCTGGCCGGGTACCACGCGGACGAGATCCTGGACCTCTCCGCCGGTCCCATCCGCTATGCCGGCCAGAGTTCCTGCTACCGCCGCGAGGCCGGCTCGCACGGCAAGGACACCCGCGGAATCATCCGCGTCCACCAGTTCAACAAGGTGGAAATGTTCATCTACACCACGGTGGAAGAAGCCGCCGCCGAGCACGAGCGCCTGCTCGCGTGGGAAGAGGAGATGCTGGCCAAGTGCGAGCTCCCTTACCGCGTCATCGACACCGCCGCCGGCGACCTCGGCAACTCTGCTGCCCGCAAGTTCGACTGCGAGGCCTGGGTGCCCACGCAGGGCGCCTACCGCGAACTGACGTCCACCTCGAACTGCACCACGTTCCAGGCCCGCCGCCTGAACATCCGCGAACGGGTGCTGAACGAGGACGGCGCACCCAAGGGAACCCGCGCCGTCGCCACCCTGAACGGCACGCTGGCCACCACCCGCTGGATCGTGGCCATCCTGGAGCACCACCAGAACGAGGACGGCTCGGTGAACGTCCCCAGGGCGCTCCAGAAGTACCTCGGCGGCCTGGAAGTGCTGCCCGTCCTGTAG
- a CDS encoding type IV toxin-antitoxin system AbiEi family antitoxin domain-containing protein translates to MDSASASLILASRRRALTGSSRSLSRAYSNGELVRVRFGVYCSKPAWLALKAWQRYAATVAAVACSDPSAAFCYLTALRLWRLPLPRVPEHIHIITQSPQKAGRLPATTCAAKDPKTGLTGLEQVRGYGISRHHWAADVVEHRGMAVTSLVQTVVDCIVRMELPEAVAVVDAVLGSRRTNGEGLTRKDLLDWSDQLPSAAKRRRVVEVLALADEASESVGESRSRALIHVLGLPAPVLQHPFYDDEGFIGRTDFFWPEQRVIGEFDGDAKYLDDALLGDMSTREAILAGEETGGPAAGARLQGCSLGLEDRNQRRATEA, encoded by the coding sequence ATGGATTCCGCTTCCGCCTCCCTCATCCTTGCCAGCCGCCGGCGTGCCCTCACTGGAAGTAGCCGGAGCCTGAGCCGCGCGTACAGCAACGGCGAGTTGGTGCGGGTCAGGTTCGGCGTCTACTGCAGCAAGCCGGCATGGCTCGCGCTTAAAGCCTGGCAACGCTACGCGGCTACGGTGGCGGCGGTGGCGTGCAGTGATCCGTCGGCCGCATTCTGCTACCTCACCGCTCTTCGCCTATGGCGGTTGCCCCTCCCCCGGGTGCCTGAGCACATACACATCATCACGCAGTCACCGCAAAAGGCTGGCAGGCTCCCGGCAACCACCTGTGCTGCCAAGGATCCGAAGACCGGCCTCACCGGGCTGGAACAGGTGCGGGGCTACGGAATCTCCCGGCATCATTGGGCGGCTGACGTCGTGGAACACAGGGGCATGGCAGTCACTTCGCTCGTCCAGACGGTTGTTGACTGCATCGTCCGAATGGAGCTGCCGGAGGCTGTGGCCGTTGTGGACGCGGTGCTGGGAAGCCGCCGCACAAACGGCGAGGGCCTCACCCGGAAGGATTTGCTGGACTGGTCGGACCAGCTCCCGTCGGCGGCCAAACGCCGCCGGGTCGTGGAAGTACTTGCCCTGGCCGATGAGGCATCAGAGTCGGTAGGTGAATCCCGGAGCAGGGCGCTCATCCACGTCCTCGGGCTACCGGCGCCGGTCCTGCAGCACCCCTTCTACGATGACGAAGGCTTCATCGGGCGCACGGATTTCTTCTGGCCCGAACAACGCGTTATTGGCGAGTTCGACGGCGACGCAAAGTACCTCGACGACGCACTCCTCGGCGACATGAGCACTCGCGAGGCCATCCTTGCCGGAGAAGAAACGGGAGGACCGGCTGCGGGCGCTCGGTTACAAGGTTGTTCGCTGGGACTGGAAGACCGCAACCAACGCCGGGCTACTGAGGCGTAA
- a CDS encoding HAD family hydrolase — protein sequence MTTLTETSVAGNDDQRNNGKNNSTKLMVALDVDGTLVNHDGHMSASVREAAQAVVAAGHEVLIATGRSLNATLPIIEQIGIETGYAVCCNGGVTLRLDPAHPDGYEVIRKATFDPGPALRALRKRLPMAKYALEDEDGNFLSTERFQDASFGVEAIGVDFQTMLDATAVRVVVFSSENTSEEFNEAIKHIGLSGVTYSVGWTAWLDIAAEGVTKASALEHLRGHLSIESHLTVAIGDGRNDIEMLTWAGRGVAMGQAPGEVIAAADEVTMSVHDDGAAHVLRSLL from the coding sequence ATGACAACATTGACTGAAACCTCAGTCGCTGGCAACGATGACCAGCGAAACAACGGCAAGAACAACTCAACCAAGCTCATGGTGGCCCTGGACGTGGACGGCACGCTGGTCAACCACGACGGCCACATGTCGGCTTCCGTGCGTGAGGCGGCCCAAGCGGTGGTCGCTGCCGGCCACGAGGTCCTGATCGCCACCGGCCGGTCGCTGAACGCCACCCTGCCCATCATTGAGCAGATCGGGATCGAGACCGGCTACGCGGTGTGCTGCAACGGCGGCGTGACCCTCCGCCTGGATCCGGCCCACCCCGACGGCTACGAGGTCATCCGCAAGGCAACCTTTGATCCCGGCCCGGCGCTCCGTGCCCTCCGCAAGCGGCTTCCCATGGCCAAGTACGCGCTGGAGGACGAGGACGGCAACTTCCTGTCCACTGAACGCTTCCAGGACGCAAGCTTCGGCGTGGAAGCAATCGGCGTGGACTTCCAGACCATGCTCGATGCCACGGCAGTGCGCGTGGTGGTGTTCAGCTCCGAAAACACGTCCGAGGAGTTCAACGAAGCCATCAAGCACATTGGGCTGTCCGGCGTCACGTATTCCGTGGGATGGACTGCCTGGCTGGACATTGCAGCCGAGGGCGTTACGAAGGCCAGCGCCCTGGAGCACCTCCGCGGGCACCTGAGCATCGAGTCGCACCTCACGGTGGCGATCGGCGACGGCCGCAACGACATCGAGATGCTCACGTGGGCAGGCCGTGGCGTGGCCATGGGCCAGGCTCCCGGCGAAGTGATTGCCGCCGCGGACGAGGTCACCATGTCAGTTCACGACGACGGCGCCGCGCACGTTCTCCGCAGCCTCCTTTAG